The genomic window ATCACAGTCCGCCGAGAACGCCGACTGTGCGAGCAAATCAGCGATGCCGTCCTGGCCCCCAATCTGACCTCGATTGCGAACCAGGACGTCGGTGGCATCTGCAGCGAGTGGCTGCAATCGCTGTCGCAACTGCCCGTGGCCGCGCATGGCAGCCGGCTGGTCGGACGCTTGGAAGAATTGCTGCAGCGGCAGGTCCGTCGCGGCAACGCTCGCCAATTGGCCGACGACCTTCGCGAAGTCTCCGGCCGCGACTCCGACGACGCCCACGACTCGCTGCAACTGGTTCGGATCATCGTCTGGGCGATCCCCATGTTGGGCTTTTTGGGAACCGTGATCGGGATTACCCAAACGCTTGGCGGCCTGGACTTCAGCGATGGCACGGCCGCGGTCGACCGTTTGAAAAGCGGCTTGTACGTGGCCTTTGACACCACGGCCCTGGGGCTGGTGCTGTCGGTGGTGGCGATCTTTTTGCAGTTTCCGGTCGAACAAGCCGAACAGCAGTTGATGGCCTTGATTGATCGCCGCTCCGGAGAGTTGCTGGCGGCTCACCTGCCCGATCCGGCTGCCGACGGCGTCTCCGGTCAAATCGCCACGCTATGTGAAGGCGTGTTGGCGGCCGTCCAACAATCCCTCGGCACGCAGGCCGAACTGTGGCGGGAAACGATCGACGGAGCGCATCAACACTGGCAAACCGTGGTGGCAGCGACCGGCACGGAACTGAGCGATTCGATCGGCCAAGCGGTGGGCTCCGCCATCGGTCCGGCGCTAGCCAACCACACCTCGGAACTGCAACACATTCAACAACAAGGCGTGGAAGCCATCGACGGCCGCTGGCAACAGTGGCAGCTGGCGCTCAGCGATAACGCTCGCATCCTGCTGGCTCATCAGCAGACGCTGGTTCGCCAAGCCGAACTGCTGGCCGACAGCCAAAGCCGGGCCGAAGAGCTGGTCACCTTGCAACAGACGCTGGACCAAAACCTGGAACGGCTCGAGACGGTCAACCGCAGCCTGGATCAGTCGCTCAACTCGACCGCCGGCGGCGAAGGCATGTCCGAAGCGGTTCGCGTACTGGCTCGGGCGGTGGACATGCTGTCCAGCCAACTGCCGGCCTCCCCTGTTTCCACTCCAACTAGGCGGGCAGCATGAGTGGGCGACGTCGCGCCACGCTGTCGCCGACGCTGTTTCCGTTCCTGGCCGTTTTAGTCTGCACGCTGGGAACGTTGATCCTGTTCCTGGCGCTGGTGGCACAGAAAGCCGAACAGACCGCTCAGGAAGCGGTCGACGATCCCGCCGCGCCGGAATCGGTCACCAGCTTGGTCACCGAACAACAGTGGCGCCGGGAACGCTACGTGGCCATCCGCGAATCCCAGACGGCCGACCTCAGTGAACGCTCCAGCGAACTGGCTCACATCGAAGACCACATCCGCCGGCTCCGCGATCAACTGCAGCAACTCCGCGCGGAAACCCAGGCGGCATCGGCCGACAGCTTCGACGAACAAGCCAAACACCAAGAGATCGTGCTGTTGAAACAAGC from Roseimaritima ulvae includes these protein-coding regions:
- a CDS encoding MotA/TolQ/ExbB proton channel family protein; its protein translation is MTAISDSPTTHSSGARNPLRTIATRSAGVLVAGVFYLTLHLVPFAPAQRYFLGHPVAIGATILFCIAAVSLLTKWITVRRERRLCEQISDAVLAPNLTSIANQDVGGICSEWLQSLSQLPVAAHGSRLVGRLEELLQRQVRRGNARQLADDLREVSGRDSDDAHDSLQLVRIIVWAIPMLGFLGTVIGITQTLGGLDFSDGTAAVDRLKSGLYVAFDTTALGLVLSVVAIFLQFPVEQAEQQLMALIDRRSGELLAAHLPDPAADGVSGQIATLCEGVLAAVQQSLGTQAELWRETIDGAHQHWQTVVAATGTELSDSIGQAVGSAIGPALANHTSELQHIQQQGVEAIDGRWQQWQLALSDNARILLAHQQTLVRQAELLADSQSRAEELVTLQQTLDQNLERLETVNRSLDQSLNSTAGGEGMSEAVRVLARAVDMLSSQLPASPVSTPTRRAA